In Fodinibius saliphilus, a genomic segment contains:
- the dapF gene encoding diaminopimelate epimerase gives MSHSSLPFVKMQGAGNDFVVLDNRNIDLSEEDIASFAPNICNRKFGVGSDGILALNNPQNTEVDYTMIYRNPDGSNAGMCGNGARCIALFAHSLGFADTHTFNVHNEIYRAEIITKNDVRISFPMKATVSEQVIEEQPIYQIHTGTEHIVTTVEQSDLKREDHLKKKGESLRYHELFKPKGTNVNFICGSGSKSLELQTYERGVEDLTLACGTGAIASALVWHHIQQQYQSPEKYQVKTEGGTLSVHFSFDPNSDTYSNIKLEGPAHFVFKGIYLQ, from the coding sequence ATGTCACACTCATCACTTCCCTTTGTAAAAATGCAAGGTGCCGGTAACGACTTTGTCGTGCTCGATAACAGAAATATTGATCTTTCGGAAGAGGATATTGCCTCCTTCGCTCCTAATATTTGTAACAGAAAATTTGGAGTGGGCTCAGATGGTATTTTAGCTCTGAATAACCCTCAAAACACAGAAGTAGACTATACCATGATCTACCGAAATCCTGACGGAAGTAATGCAGGAATGTGTGGAAATGGGGCCCGATGTATCGCCCTTTTTGCTCACTCTCTGGGCTTTGCAGATACCCATACCTTTAATGTTCACAACGAAATATACCGGGCTGAAATCATCACAAAAAATGATGTCCGTATCTCTTTTCCTATGAAAGCTACGGTCAGTGAACAAGTAATAGAAGAGCAACCCATATACCAGATACATACCGGAACTGAGCATATTGTTACTACCGTTGAACAATCCGATCTCAAAAGGGAAGATCACCTGAAAAAGAAGGGAGAATCACTTCGATATCATGAACTGTTTAAACCAAAAGGAACCAATGTTAACTTTATTTGTGGCAGTGGTTCGAAAAGCCTGGAGCTACAAACCTATGAACGGGGAGTCGAAGACTTAACACTTGCTTGTGGTACCGGTGCTATTGCCTCTGCCCTCGTATGGCACCATATACAACAGCAATATCAGTCTCCCGAAAAATACCAGGTCAAGACAGAAGGCGGAACACTTAGCGTTCATTTTTCCTTTGACCCAAATTCTGACACCTATTCAAATATTAAACTTGAAGGTCCTGCTCATTTTGTTTTCAAAGGCATATACTTACAGTAA
- a CDS encoding PTS sugar transporter subunit IIA, with product MNIFSLLDPQTVFPDFEVKDKAEILTKLVSSLEGKVSEGEIERVREAVIEREKIMSTGVGKGLAIPHGKTAGLQETYAAFAILKDPVDYEAIDNKPVNMVFLLVGPQSSNSLHIKLLSRISRLMNNSDFRNSLRECKTPEDIIERFQDEEHVSFSG from the coding sequence ATGAACATTTTCAGCTTATTGGATCCCCAAACTGTATTTCCTGATTTCGAAGTTAAGGATAAGGCTGAAATTTTGACTAAACTCGTTTCATCACTGGAAGGTAAAGTATCAGAGGGGGAGATCGAAAGAGTCCGAGAAGCAGTTATAGAACGAGAAAAAATAATGTCTACAGGGGTAGGCAAAGGTCTGGCAATACCGCATGGTAAAACAGCAGGCCTACAAGAGACATATGCGGCTTTTGCGATTCTTAAAGACCCGGTAGATTATGAGGCTATTGATAATAAACCGGTAAATATGGTTTTTTTACTTGTGGGTCCACAATCAAGTAATAGTTTACACATAAAGTTATTGAGCAGGATTTCACGACTGATGAATAACAGTGATTTTCGGAATTCATTGAGAGAGTGTAAGACTCCGGAGGATATAATTGAGCGCTTCCAAGATGAAGAACATGTCTCTTTCAGTGGTTGA
- a CDS encoding heme exporter protein CcmB, with amino-acid sequence MDYLQGITAVLAKDLQTELRSRYAINTVLAFVGASLLLILFALNAHQLSPTPKSALVWIIILFAALSSLSRSFVMETDRKTFNLLRLHSKASEVFIGKLCYNYLFTLSVNIATFLLYLFLLGMPIADGWALFLVLMLGTAGLSGIATMLAAIVSQADRKGAIFSVLSIPLLFPLILILVRTTKAALIEGFTENYLNDFWALFGYAGVTITAGILLFDFIWDE; translated from the coding sequence ATGGATTATTTACAAGGAATAACGGCGGTACTTGCCAAAGATTTACAAACTGAACTTCGCTCACGATATGCCATCAATACCGTTCTGGCATTCGTAGGAGCCTCTTTACTGCTTATTCTCTTCGCATTAAACGCTCACCAGTTGTCTCCCACCCCCAAAAGTGCACTTGTCTGGATTATCATTCTCTTTGCTGCACTTTCTAGTTTGTCACGCTCATTTGTGATGGAAACAGATCGTAAAACCTTTAATCTACTACGGCTTCACAGCAAAGCGAGTGAAGTTTTTATAGGAAAATTGTGCTACAATTATCTTTTCACACTTTCAGTAAATATTGCAACATTTTTACTCTATCTTTTTCTTTTGGGGATGCCGATCGCTGATGGATGGGCACTCTTTCTTGTTTTGATGCTGGGAACAGCCGGACTTTCTGGTATAGCAACAATGCTCGCCGCTATTGTTTCACAAGCCGATCGGAAAGGAGCCATTTTTTCGGTACTAAGTATTCCTTTGTTATTTCCACTAATACTAATACTTGTTCGAACGACAAAAGCAGCCCTTATAGAAGGTTTTACTGAAAACTACCTAAACGATTTCTGGGCCCTTTTTGGCTATGCAGGAGTAACTATAACCGCTGGCATCTTACTTTTTGATTTTATTTGGGATGAATAA
- a CDS encoding type IX secretion system plug protein domain-containing protein, with the protein MGIGCAPAKENGDNNSYIKPFPSDINNSLALPQQKAPPRDIQSIQLHPKGNPSGAPILQLNSQEKLVLSFDYLGEESRQFRLQISHRTQNWEKSSITPSTYLDSFSRSYIQSAKESFSQHTSYWHVEHEFPGKLRPVVSGNYLMEIYSYNSGELLFSIPFFITENKGSLNTRIERLYSKRDDGRPIDQPFGTFRYPDFVEYPQFDLSMSFVQNRFWGRMKKAGFLDTIDPGQLHGHLRRKHAYIGNYEFKILNLKNLSPNGQEIIEYNPSQTPPAILLRRDSQNLDISTQNRSASFYGNPLDTRNSEYARVKFSLETNSSITPASDIYIVGHFNNWMINSFNKMRYDNKERLWKGEALIKQGQYAYKYVLIRSNRVDDLSLDQSFLSTQQEYLTFIYFKDPDKNFDRILKIKRTVQQ; encoded by the coding sequence TTGGGTATAGGATGTGCCCCAGCAAAGGAAAACGGAGACAATAACAGCTATATTAAACCGTTTCCTAGTGATATAAATAACAGCCTTGCGCTACCCCAACAAAAAGCACCTCCCCGTGATATACAAAGTATACAACTGCATCCGAAGGGAAATCCAAGTGGGGCTCCAATACTGCAATTAAATTCTCAAGAAAAACTCGTTCTATCTTTTGATTACCTGGGAGAAGAAAGTCGTCAGTTTAGGCTACAAATTTCACATCGTACACAAAATTGGGAAAAAAGCTCCATTACCCCTTCTACTTACCTTGACAGTTTCTCACGATCCTATATCCAAAGTGCAAAAGAAAGTTTTAGCCAACATACCTCTTATTGGCATGTAGAGCATGAATTTCCAGGAAAACTTCGTCCGGTTGTGAGTGGTAATTATCTAATGGAAATTTACAGTTATAACAGTGGTGAACTACTTTTTTCAATTCCATTTTTTATTACCGAAAACAAAGGGAGCCTCAACACACGCATCGAAAGGTTATACAGCAAACGCGATGATGGACGCCCTATAGATCAACCTTTTGGCACTTTTCGCTATCCTGACTTTGTAGAATATCCGCAATTTGACCTTTCAATGTCATTTGTCCAAAACCGCTTTTGGGGGCGCATGAAAAAAGCCGGATTCCTCGATACCATAGATCCCGGTCAGCTTCATGGCCACCTTAGACGTAAACATGCTTACATCGGAAATTATGAGTTTAAAATTCTAAACCTGAAGAACCTTTCCCCGAACGGGCAAGAGATTATTGAATACAATCCCAGTCAAACCCCTCCTGCAATTTTGCTTCGGAGAGATTCGCAAAACCTGGATATTAGTACACAAAATCGTTCAGCCTCTTTTTATGGCAATCCTTTAGATACAAGAAACAGCGAATATGCTCGAGTAAAATTCTCATTAGAAACGAATTCTTCCATTACTCCTGCTTCAGATATTTATATCGTTGGGCACTTTAACAATTGGATGATTAATTCATTCAATAAGATGAGATATGATAACAAAGAAAGATTATGGAAAGGGGAAGCACTCATCAAACAGGGACAATATGCCTATAAATACGTGCTCATCAGATCAAACAGGGTAGATGACCTCAGCCTGGATCAAAGCTTTCTATCTACTCAACAAGAGTATTTAACTTTTATTTATTTCAAAGATCCTGACAAAAACTTTGATCGTATTCTGAAAATTAAACGGACAGTTCAGCAGTAA
- a CDS encoding ATP-binding protein produces the protein MKNYSDLIYNFGDQRLVGQNFAREQIERILESGRISHSYLFSGPPGIGKTAFALAFAELINGIDNLTSLGKQAFSKKSSWFNHPDIHVFLPVPTNVSIEELRSRLELLKEDPYEIVDFSLRPSLTNEDSTKNKRAFYPIDYFREEIRPTAYYKPNEGQKTVVIMTGIENMRKEAANAFLKLLEEPSEDLMFLLTTDHTEALLPTIISRCQHIQLSALKTGEIEQALIKQDNLPKDDAAYLARVSGGNYAMTRFFDVETLKQTRQEIIEYLRYAYVHDAVNITETAQDWQSGQNLEGQIAILNVMEVFLRDLLVYRSTQKKELITNADQINVIQKFCDTLSDARLEDMIAQVNSCKPMIYQNVQPKLVFTSLALRFSSLMRNMDPVISEDDTWKHLPAFTQ, from the coding sequence ATGAAAAACTATAGTGACCTTATATATAATTTTGGTGATCAACGACTGGTAGGTCAAAATTTCGCCCGTGAACAAATTGAAAGAATTTTAGAATCGGGACGCATCAGTCACTCCTATTTATTTTCCGGTCCACCAGGAATTGGCAAAACTGCATTTGCCCTAGCATTTGCGGAGCTTATTAATGGCATCGACAACTTGACCAGCCTAGGCAAACAGGCATTTTCCAAAAAGTCATCGTGGTTTAATCACCCCGATATTCATGTTTTCTTACCAGTCCCTACCAATGTTTCTATTGAGGAGCTTCGCAGCCGACTCGAACTGCTTAAAGAAGATCCTTATGAAATTGTAGACTTTAGCCTTCGCCCCTCACTAACCAACGAAGACAGTACTAAAAACAAAAGGGCCTTTTACCCCATAGACTATTTTCGGGAAGAGATACGCCCAACAGCATATTATAAACCTAACGAGGGGCAAAAAACGGTCGTTATTATGACCGGGATCGAAAACATGCGTAAAGAAGCTGCCAATGCCTTCCTAAAGCTATTAGAAGAACCCTCCGAAGACCTGATGTTTCTGTTGACAACAGATCATACCGAGGCCTTATTACCAACTATTATATCTCGTTGCCAACACATTCAACTTTCAGCTTTAAAAACGGGGGAAATTGAACAAGCATTAATAAAGCAAGACAACTTGCCCAAAGACGATGCTGCCTACCTTGCCCGGGTATCGGGTGGTAATTACGCAATGACCCGTTTTTTTGATGTTGAAACCCTGAAACAAACAAGACAAGAAATTATCGAGTACCTTCGATATGCCTATGTACACGATGCTGTTAACATAACTGAAACTGCACAAGACTGGCAAAGCGGACAGAATCTTGAAGGGCAAATTGCCATACTCAATGTAATGGAAGTATTTCTTCGTGACCTGTTGGTTTATCGATCTACACAAAAGAAGGAACTGATCACTAATGCCGACCAAATTAATGTCATTCAAAAGTTTTGTGACACCCTCAGTGATGCCCGTCTTGAAGATATGATTGCACAAGTTAATAGCTGCAAACCCATGATTTATCAAAATGTGCAGCCTAAATTAGTATTCACTTCATTAGCGCTGCGATTTTCCAGTCTAATGCGAAATATGGATCCTGTCATCTCAGAAGATGATACCTGGAAGCACTTACCCGCATTTACCCAATAA